The following nucleotide sequence is from Caldicellulosiruptor saccharolyticus DSM 8903.
CTTTGAATACCAATGAGACTTTTTTACAAGGAGAGTGAGAGTTAGAATGTACACAAAATTAAAAGAAAATATATACTCAGTAGGAGTACAAGATCCAAATCTTCGTATTTTTGACATTGTTATGTACACAAAATATGGAACAACATATAACTCTTATCTCGTAATTGGTTCTGAGAAAGTTGCACTTATTGAAAATGTGAAGTATAAATTTTTTGACCAGTTTTTAGACAATATTAAGGAGATAATTGATCCTGCGAAAATAGATTATCTCATAGTAAATCACACAGAACCGGACCACTCTGGTTCAATTGAAAGACTGCTTGAGATAAATCCGAAGATAAAAGTATTTGGTAGCAGATCTGCCATGAGGTTTTTGATGAAGATTTCAAACAAGAGTTTTGATTCTCAAGTTGTAAACGATGGTGACCAAATATCCTTGGGTAACAAGACATTGAAATTTATTTCTGCTCCATTTTTACACTGGCCTGATTCAATTTACACCTATCTTATAGAAGATAGTATACTCTTTACTTGTGATTCTTTTGGCTGTCATTATAGTACCGAAAATCTTGACATCAACTGGGTAATGGATAATGACAAAGAAGGATTTATGGATGCATACAAGTACTATTACGATGTAATTATGTCGCCATTTAAAAGCTATGTCCTTCAAGCAATTGAAAAGATAAAAAACCTAAGGATTGACATCATAGCAACAGGCCACGGTCCAATCTTGACAAATTACAGGGATGAACTTATAGGTTTGTATAAATCATGGTCAGAAGAGCTTCTAAAAGAACCAGAAAAGCCTTATGTGGTTATTGTCTATGTTTCGGCATATGGATACACTGAAATGCTTGCCAAAAAGATTTCTGAAGCAATTACTCAAAGTGGTATAGATGTGTTGTTGTACAATGCAATTGAGCACAAAATAGAAGATATATTGGAAAAGATATATATGGCAAAAGGTGTGCTGTTTGGCTCACCTACCATAAACTCAGATGCTCTTTTACCAATATATGAAATATTGATAAGGCTAAACCCCATAGTTCATGGAGGGAAAATTGCTGGTGCTTTTGGATCATATGGCTGGAGTGGAGAAGCTGTCTCAAACATTGAAACACGATTAAAACAGTTAAGGTTCAAAGTAGTTGAACCAGGGCTCAAGGTAAATTTCAAACCCAATGAGGAGGAATTAAAAAAGGCATATGAATTTGGTATACTATTTGCTGAGAAGGTAAAAGAGAAAAAGCTGGTGTAAAGCAATGGAAAAATTTGATGTAGTGATTATTGGTGGTGGGGTTTCTGCTTTAACAGTTACAGAAGAAATAAGGAAAAAGGATTTTAATCTTTCAATGTGTATTCTGAGTGATGAGAAAGTATTGCCTTATTATAGATTAAAACTCCCTTATTATATTTACAATCCTATTGATGAGAAATTCTTTATAAAACCTCAAAACTGGTTTGAAGATAATAACATAAAAATTTATCTAAACTCGCCGGTGATTGAGGTTGATTTTGACAACAAGATTGTGTTTGGGTCAGACAAGAAAATAGGGTATAAAAAACTTGTAATTGCCTCTGGTGCCAAGCCATATAACGGCGATGATGTGGTTGATATCAGAGCAAGAGATAAAGTTTTTTCCTTGAGGACCTACGAAGACCTTCTACGATTGAAAGAAATCATTCCCCGAGTCCCTGAAGTTGCCATTATAGGTGCAGGGCTTTTGGGACTAGAACTTGCTTCAACACTGGAAGGTAAAAGTGTATTTCTAATTGAAATAGCAGAACGACTTTTACCTAAACAATTAGATGAAGTAGGTGCTTTGCTTTTTGAAGAAGAGATAAAAAGAAAGGGAATAAATATAATTTTTGATAGCAAAGTTGAAAAAATTGAAAAAATAAACAACAAGTTGGTAATCTTTCTTTCAAATAATAAAGAGATTTTATCTGACATTGTAATTTTTTCAGCAGGTGTTGTGCCAAATACAGATTTTGTAAATGATAAACGAATACTGAGTTCCAGAAAAGGCATTGGAGTAAATACCAGAATGCAAACCTCAATAGAAGATGTGTTCGCATGTGGTGATGTAGCCTATCTTGACAATCAAAATCCTGGTACATGGACTTTTGCAGTTGAAAGTGGCAAAGTAGTTGGCAAAAACATTCTTGGGCAGAATATTGAATATCAAAGAAAACCTATCCCCTATTTTCTAAAGGCATTTGGAATGGAAATAGTCTCTGCTGGAAACATAATCGATGTAAAAGATTCAAATCTATTTGAGTGTCTTAACAAAGAAAAGATGGTTTATAAAAAATTTGTGGTCAAAAACAAAAGATTAATCGGGTACTTGCTCATAAATGACACAAAAACGCACAGTCAAATAAACAAACTTGTGGGTCAGGAAGTTGACCCAAAATGGATAGAAAAATATCTTGAGATAAAATAAAAAAGGGGCTTTACACCCTTCACTAAGCGGTTGTAAATGCCCCTTTATTTTTTTGCATATATCCTGTCTTTTAAAATCTCTTTCAAAAACATGCCTGTGTATGACCTTTCACACATTGCAACCTCTTCCGGTGAACCTGCTATCACAACCTCACCACCTCTGTCTCCACCCTCTGGTCCCAAATCAATTATATAGTCAGCAACTTTTATAACATCCAAATTATGTTCAATCACAATAACTGTGTTACCCATATCTACTAGCCGCTGCAATACGTTTATGAGCTTGTTTACATCATCCATATGAAGTCCAGTTGTGGGTTCATCTAAGATGTACAATGTTCTACCTGTTGCTCTTTTAGAAAGCTCTGTTGCAAGCTTTACCCTTTGTGCCTCCCCACCAGAAAGTGTTGTAGATGGCTGGCCAAGTTTGATGTAGCCAAGTCCTACATCATAAAGTGTCTGAAGTTTTGCTT
It contains:
- a CDS encoding FprA family A-type flavoprotein, translated to MYTKLKENIYSVGVQDPNLRIFDIVMYTKYGTTYNSYLVIGSEKVALIENVKYKFFDQFLDNIKEIIDPAKIDYLIVNHTEPDHSGSIERLLEINPKIKVFGSRSAMRFLMKISNKSFDSQVVNDGDQISLGNKTLKFISAPFLHWPDSIYTYLIEDSILFTCDSFGCHYSTENLDINWVMDNDKEGFMDAYKYYYDVIMSPFKSYVLQAIEKIKNLRIDIIATGHGPILTNYRDELIGLYKSWSEELLKEPEKPYVVIVYVSAYGYTEMLAKKISEAITQSGIDVLLYNAIEHKIEDILEKIYMAKGVLFGSPTINSDALLPIYEILIRLNPIVHGGKIAGAFGSYGWSGEAVSNIETRLKQLRFKVVEPGLKVNFKPNEEELKKAYEFGILFAEKVKEKKLV
- a CDS encoding NAD(P)/FAD-dependent oxidoreductase; the protein is MEKFDVVIIGGGVSALTVTEEIRKKDFNLSMCILSDEKVLPYYRLKLPYYIYNPIDEKFFIKPQNWFEDNNIKIYLNSPVIEVDFDNKIVFGSDKKIGYKKLVIASGAKPYNGDDVVDIRARDKVFSLRTYEDLLRLKEIIPRVPEVAIIGAGLLGLELASTLEGKSVFLIEIAERLLPKQLDEVGALLFEEEIKRKGINIIFDSKVEKIEKINNKLVIFLSNNKEILSDIVIFSAGVVPNTDFVNDKRILSSRKGIGVNTRMQTSIEDVFACGDVAYLDNQNPGTWTFAVESGKVVGKNILGQNIEYQRKPIPYFLKAFGMEIVSAGNIIDVKDSNLFECLNKEKMVYKKFVVKNKRLIGYLLINDTKTHSQINKLVGQEVDPKWIEKYLEIK